The Vicia villosa cultivar HV-30 ecotype Madison, WI linkage group LG1, Vvil1.0, whole genome shotgun sequence genome includes a region encoding these proteins:
- the LOC131644498 gene encoding photosystem II reaction center PSB28 protein, chloroplastic yields MAAMHSLALSSPLYNSVQKPRSYSVSSSIVNGSLNFNSSFNGQHLQVPSLRLPMITQKTPKHMPVIMMAGKPKIQFIQGTDELTIPDVKLTKSKDGTNGMAIFRFDQPSVFDSSGEVGDITGFYMIDEEGVLQSVDVNAKFVNGKPSGIEAKYIMRTPRDWDRFMRFMERYSNANDLQFIKY; encoded by the exons ATGGCAGCTATGCATTCTCTTGCATTATCCTCTCCACTCTACAACTCAGTTCAGAAACCACGCTCATACTCAG TTTCTTCTTCAATTGTCAATGGAAGCTTGAACTTTAACTCCTCATTCAATGGTCAACATTTACAAGTGCCAAGTTTGAGGTTACCAATGATAACTCAAAAAACTCCCAAGCACATGCCGGTTATCATGATGGCGGGGAAACCGAAAATACAGTTCATTCAAGGAACTGATGAACTGACAATACCAGATGTGAAGTTGACAAAATCAAAGGATGGAACAAATGGCATGGCTATCTTCAGGTTTGATCAACCCTCAGTGTTTGATTCTTCAGGAGAAGTAGGTGACATTACTGGTTTTTACATGATTGATGAGGAAGGAGTCCTTCAATCAGTTGATGTAAATGCTAAATTTGTCAATGGAAAGCCTTCAGGAATTGAAGCCAAGTATATAATGCGGACTCCACGCGACTGGGATAGGTTCATGAGATTCATGGAGCGATACTCAAATGCGAATGATTTGCAGTTCATAAAATACTGA
- the LOC131644497 gene encoding xyloglucan galactosyltransferase MUR3-like isoform X1, whose product MQRRRSVTGVVPQMEKGGSKNQNSRVCCLALVSAFLWFFLLYFHFVFLRGDNSKIDTTSTITQFVDDHTSKSSPVIHESTSTHTPVVIHESTSIHVSDVPEVKPPPRKIGLPNPVEKSNPSPVEIKSYPPPPKSFPFSKALRTGENKSDPCGGRYIYVHDLPSRFNEDMLKECKSLSLWTNMCKFTTNAGLGPPLENVEGVFSDTGWYATNQFAVDVIFSNRMKQYECLTKDSSIAAAIFVPFYAGFDIARYLWGYNISRRDAASLDLVDWLMKRPEWSIMNGQDHFLVAGRITWDFRRLSEEETDWGNKLLFLPAAKNMSMLVVESSPWNANDFGIPYPTYFHPAKDADVFNWQKRMRGLERKWLFSFAGAPRPGNVKSIRGQLIEQCRSSPVGKLLECDFGESKCHSPSSIMQMFQSSQYCLQPQGDSYTRRSAFDSMLAGCIPVFFHPGSAYTQYTWHLPKNYTKYSVFIPEDDIRKKNMSIEQILRQIPPEQEKLMREEVINLIPSLVYADPRSKLESLKDAFDVSVQAVINKVTHLRKDIINDNIDKNFIEENSWKYALLDEGKHEVGPHEWDPFFSKPKDGSGDSTDSSAAAAKNSWKNEQKKWK is encoded by the coding sequence ATGCAGAGACGCCGCTCTGTCACCGGTGTTGTTCCTCAAATGGAAAAGGGTGGATCAAAGAATCAAAATTCCCGGGTTTGCTGTTTAGCATTAGTTTCTGCATTCCTATGGTTTTTTCTATTGTACTTTCATTTTGTCTTCCTTAGAGGTGATAATAGTAAAATTGATACTACTAGTACTATTACTCAATTTGTTGATGATCATACATCCAAATCATCACCTGTTATTCATGAATCTACCTCAACCCATACACCTGTTGTTATACATGAATCTACCTCAATCCATGTATCTGATGTCCCTGAAGTGAAACCCCCTCCTAGAAAGATTGGTTTACCGAACCCGGTTGAGAAATCGAACCCGAGCCCGGTTGAGATAAAGAGTTACCCTCCTCCCCCTAAGAGTTTTCCTTTTAGTAAAGCATTGAGGACTGGTGAGAATAAGAGTGATCCTTGTGGGGGAAGGTACATTTATGTGCATGATCTTCCTTCAAGGTTTAATGAGGATATGTTGAAGGAGTGCAAAAGTTTGAGTCTTTGGACTAATATGTGTAAGTTTACGACCAATGCGGGTCTTGGGCCGCCGCTTGAGAATGTGgaaggggtgttttcggatacGGGTTGGTATGCGACGAATCAGTTTGCGGTGGATGTTATATTTAGTAATAGGATGAAACAGTATGAGTGTTTGACTAAGGATTCGTCGATTGCTGCTGCGATTTTTGTACCGTTTTATGCTGGGTTTGACATTGCGAGGTATCTTTGGGGGTATAATATTTCGAGGAGGGATGCGGCTTCGCTTGATCTGGTTGATTGGCTTATGAAGAGGCCGGAGTGGAGTATAATGAATGGGCAGGATCATTTTCTTGTTGCGGGGAGGATAACGTGGGATTTTCGAAGATTGTCTGAGGAGGAGACTGATTGGGGGAATAAGCTTTTGTTTTTACCGGCGGCGAAGAATATGTCAATGCTTGTGGTGGAGTCCAGCCCATGGAATGCGAATGATTTTGGGATTCCGTATCCAACATATTTTCACCCTGCGAAAGATGCGGATGTGTTCAATTGGCAGAAGAGAATGAGGGGATTAGAGAGGAAGTGGCTTTTCTCGTTTGCGGGAGCTCCGCGTCCTGGTAACGTCAAATCGATCAGAGGTCAACTAATTGAGCAATGCAGAAGTTCGCCGGTTGGTAAGCTGTTGGAATGTGACTTTGGTGAAAGCAAATGTCATTCTCCTAGCAGCATTATGCAGATGTTTCAAAGCTCGCAATACTGCTTGCAACCACAAGGTGATTCATACACAAGAAGATCTGCGTTTGATTCAATGTTGGCTGGTTGTATACCCGTCTTCTTCCATCCAGGTTCAGCATACACACAATATACTTGGCATCTTCCTAAGAATTATACCAAGTATTCCGTCTTCATTCCCGAGGATGACATTCGTAAGAAGAATATGAGTATAGAGCAAATACTTCGCCAGATACCTCCTGAACAAGAGAAACTCATGAGAGAAGAGGTCATTAATCTCATTCCAAGCCTAGTATATGCTGACCCTCGCTCCAAGTTAGAATCTCTTAAAGACGCGTTTGATGTTTCTGTACAAGCGGTAATTAACAAAGTTACACATTTGAGGAAGGATATTATTAACGATAATATTGATAAAAACTTCATTGAGGAGAACAGTTGGAAATATGCTTTGTTGGATGAGGGAAAGCATGAAGTAGGACCTCATGAATGGGATCCTTTCTTCTCAAAACCAAAGGACGGTAGTGGAGATTCCACTGATTCGTCTGCCGCAGCTGCAAAAAACTCTTGGAAGAATGAGCAAAAGAAATGGAAATGA
- the LOC131644497 gene encoding xyloglucan galactosyltransferase MUR3-like isoform X2, producing the protein MEKGGSKNQNSRVCCLALVSAFLWFFLLYFHFVFLRGDNSKIDTTSTITQFVDDHTSKSSPVIHESTSTHTPVVIHESTSIHVSDVPEVKPPPRKIGLPNPVEKSNPSPVEIKSYPPPPKSFPFSKALRTGENKSDPCGGRYIYVHDLPSRFNEDMLKECKSLSLWTNMCKFTTNAGLGPPLENVEGVFSDTGWYATNQFAVDVIFSNRMKQYECLTKDSSIAAAIFVPFYAGFDIARYLWGYNISRRDAASLDLVDWLMKRPEWSIMNGQDHFLVAGRITWDFRRLSEEETDWGNKLLFLPAAKNMSMLVVESSPWNANDFGIPYPTYFHPAKDADVFNWQKRMRGLERKWLFSFAGAPRPGNVKSIRGQLIEQCRSSPVGKLLECDFGESKCHSPSSIMQMFQSSQYCLQPQGDSYTRRSAFDSMLAGCIPVFFHPGSAYTQYTWHLPKNYTKYSVFIPEDDIRKKNMSIEQILRQIPPEQEKLMREEVINLIPSLVYADPRSKLESLKDAFDVSVQAVINKVTHLRKDIINDNIDKNFIEENSWKYALLDEGKHEVGPHEWDPFFSKPKDGSGDSTDSSAAAAKNSWKNEQKKWK; encoded by the coding sequence ATGGAAAAGGGTGGATCAAAGAATCAAAATTCCCGGGTTTGCTGTTTAGCATTAGTTTCTGCATTCCTATGGTTTTTTCTATTGTACTTTCATTTTGTCTTCCTTAGAGGTGATAATAGTAAAATTGATACTACTAGTACTATTACTCAATTTGTTGATGATCATACATCCAAATCATCACCTGTTATTCATGAATCTACCTCAACCCATACACCTGTTGTTATACATGAATCTACCTCAATCCATGTATCTGATGTCCCTGAAGTGAAACCCCCTCCTAGAAAGATTGGTTTACCGAACCCGGTTGAGAAATCGAACCCGAGCCCGGTTGAGATAAAGAGTTACCCTCCTCCCCCTAAGAGTTTTCCTTTTAGTAAAGCATTGAGGACTGGTGAGAATAAGAGTGATCCTTGTGGGGGAAGGTACATTTATGTGCATGATCTTCCTTCAAGGTTTAATGAGGATATGTTGAAGGAGTGCAAAAGTTTGAGTCTTTGGACTAATATGTGTAAGTTTACGACCAATGCGGGTCTTGGGCCGCCGCTTGAGAATGTGgaaggggtgttttcggatacGGGTTGGTATGCGACGAATCAGTTTGCGGTGGATGTTATATTTAGTAATAGGATGAAACAGTATGAGTGTTTGACTAAGGATTCGTCGATTGCTGCTGCGATTTTTGTACCGTTTTATGCTGGGTTTGACATTGCGAGGTATCTTTGGGGGTATAATATTTCGAGGAGGGATGCGGCTTCGCTTGATCTGGTTGATTGGCTTATGAAGAGGCCGGAGTGGAGTATAATGAATGGGCAGGATCATTTTCTTGTTGCGGGGAGGATAACGTGGGATTTTCGAAGATTGTCTGAGGAGGAGACTGATTGGGGGAATAAGCTTTTGTTTTTACCGGCGGCGAAGAATATGTCAATGCTTGTGGTGGAGTCCAGCCCATGGAATGCGAATGATTTTGGGATTCCGTATCCAACATATTTTCACCCTGCGAAAGATGCGGATGTGTTCAATTGGCAGAAGAGAATGAGGGGATTAGAGAGGAAGTGGCTTTTCTCGTTTGCGGGAGCTCCGCGTCCTGGTAACGTCAAATCGATCAGAGGTCAACTAATTGAGCAATGCAGAAGTTCGCCGGTTGGTAAGCTGTTGGAATGTGACTTTGGTGAAAGCAAATGTCATTCTCCTAGCAGCATTATGCAGATGTTTCAAAGCTCGCAATACTGCTTGCAACCACAAGGTGATTCATACACAAGAAGATCTGCGTTTGATTCAATGTTGGCTGGTTGTATACCCGTCTTCTTCCATCCAGGTTCAGCATACACACAATATACTTGGCATCTTCCTAAGAATTATACCAAGTATTCCGTCTTCATTCCCGAGGATGACATTCGTAAGAAGAATATGAGTATAGAGCAAATACTTCGCCAGATACCTCCTGAACAAGAGAAACTCATGAGAGAAGAGGTCATTAATCTCATTCCAAGCCTAGTATATGCTGACCCTCGCTCCAAGTTAGAATCTCTTAAAGACGCGTTTGATGTTTCTGTACAAGCGGTAATTAACAAAGTTACACATTTGAGGAAGGATATTATTAACGATAATATTGATAAAAACTTCATTGAGGAGAACAGTTGGAAATATGCTTTGTTGGATGAGGGAAAGCATGAAGTAGGACCTCATGAATGGGATCCTTTCTTCTCAAAACCAAAGGACGGTAGTGGAGATTCCACTGATTCGTCTGCCGCAGCTGCAAAAAACTCTTGGAAGAATGAGCAAAAGAAATGGAAATGA